A single Deltaproteobacteria bacterium DNA region contains:
- a CDS encoding ABC transporter ATP-binding protein yields MIIFEARDLVKFFGGLSAVNGVSFQVEEGEIFGLIGPNGSGKTTIFNLINHYFPLTSGDIYFMGQRITGLSTHKICQLGIARTFQVVKPLARMTVLDNVIASAFCRVNTLREARKLALETIAFCGLSSYQEQTAKSLPIGLRKRLEITRALATQPKVLLLDETCAGLNPKEVDQAIGLIKNINKQGITIIIIEHIMKVIMSISKKILAINHGQSITSGTPEEVSRNPQVIEAYLGEDYA; encoded by the coding sequence TTTTCGGAGGGTTATCGGCAGTCAACGGGGTCAGCTTCCAGGTGGAGGAGGGGGAAATCTTCGGTCTTATCGGACCAAACGGCTCCGGAAAGACAACTATCTTCAATCTGATCAATCACTACTTTCCTCTGACCTCCGGCGATATTTATTTTATGGGACAGCGGATCACCGGTCTGAGCACCCATAAAATCTGCCAATTAGGCATTGCCAGGACCTTCCAGGTAGTCAAACCCCTGGCCAGAATGACCGTCCTGGATAATGTCATCGCCTCAGCCTTTTGCCGGGTAAACACCCTCAGGGAAGCCCGTAAACTGGCCCTGGAAACCATCGCCTTTTGCGGACTTTCATCCTACCAGGAGCAGACGGCTAAAAGCCTGCCGATCGGACTCCGTAAACGCCTGGAGATTACCCGGGCCCTGGCCACGCAACCCAAAGTCCTTCTTCTGGACGAGACCTGTGCCGGCCTGAACCCCAAAGAAGTCGATCAGGCTATCGGACTGATTAAAAACATCAACAAGCAGGGAATTACCATCATCATCATCGAACACATCATGAAGGTGATCATGAGCATCTCGAAAAAAATCCTGGCTATCAACCACGGCCAGTCGATCACCTCCGGGACTCCGGAAGAGGTTTCCCGGAATCCGCAGGTAATCGAGGCTTACCTGGGAGAAGATTATGCTTAA
- a CDS encoding ABC transporter ATP-binding protein, whose translation MLKVNQLEVSYGDVQVLWEVSFEVREKEILVLIGANGAGKSTTLRTISGLIRPKKGSIEFDGVRLDRIPEHKTIEQGIAHVPEGRRLFPEMTVEENLIMGSLSPLAKSKRKETLQWIYSLFPRLEERRKQHARTLSGGEQQMCAIGRGLMSLPKLLMFDEPSLGLAPVLVQEIFRMIKKINQEGVTVLLVEQNVKHTLSICHRAYVLENGRIVLEGTGAELLNNPHVKEAYLGI comes from the coding sequence ATGCTTAAGGTCAATCAGTTGGAGGTCTCCTACGGGGATGTCCAGGTTTTGTGGGAGGTCTCCTTTGAAGTCCGGGAAAAAGAGATCCTGGTCCTGATCGGGGCCAACGGGGCCGGGAAGTCAACCACCTTGCGTACGATTTCCGGTCTCATCCGTCCCAAGAAGGGGTCCATCGAATTCGACGGGGTAAGACTGGACCGGATTCCCGAACATAAAACCATCGAACAGGGTATTGCCCATGTCCCGGAAGGCAGACGCCTTTTCCCGGAAATGACCGTAGAAGAAAATCTCATTATGGGCTCCCTTTCCCCCCTGGCTAAATCCAAAAGGAAGGAAACCCTCCAATGGATCTACAGTCTGTTCCCCCGTCTTGAAGAAAGGCGCAAACAACATGCCCGCACCTTGAGCGGGGGCGAACAGCAGATGTGTGCCATCGGCCGGGGGCTCATGTCCCTTCCTAAACTGCTGATGTTCGATGAACCCTCCCTCGGGCTGGCTCCGGTACTGGTGCAGGAGATCTTTCGAATGATAAAAAAAATCAATCAGGAAGGGGTGACCGTCCTTCTGGTGGAGCAGAATGTCAAACACACCCTGTCCATCTGTCATCGGGCCTATGTCCTGGAAAACGGGCGTATCGTCCTGGAAGGGACCGGCGCAGAACTCCTGAATAATCCCCATGTCAAAGAAGCCTATCTGGGAATATAA